A region from the Bos indicus isolate NIAB-ARS_2022 breed Sahiwal x Tharparkar chromosome 14, NIAB-ARS_B.indTharparkar_mat_pri_1.0, whole genome shotgun sequence genome encodes:
- the LY6E gene encoding lymphocyte antigen 6E — protein sequence MKVFLPLLLAALLGVERAHSLVCFTCQNVQSNWYCLKPTICSNTDSYCVTVSASAGLKNVVDLGYSLYKFCSPICGSTSLNFGVASMDTSCCQSFLCNISAAGRGPRASTLVLGLGLLLSLLVALLRFGP from the exons ATGAAGGTCTTTCTGCCGTTGCTGCTGGCTGCCCTCCTGGGCGTGGAGCGAG CCCACTCCCTGGTGTGCTTCACCTGCCAGAATGTGCAAAGCAACTGGTATTGCCTGAAGCCGACCATCTGCTCCAACACCGACAGTTACTGTGTGACGGTCTCTGCATCCGCTGGCCTCA AGAACGTGGTGGACTTGGGCTACTCCCTGTACAAGTTCTGCTCCCCGATCTGCGGCTCCACAAGCCTCAACTTCGGCGTGGCGTCCATGGATACGTCCTGCTGCCAGAGCTTCCTGTGCAACATCAGCGCGGCGGGCCGCGGGCCTCGGGCCAGCACCCTGGTGCTGGGCCTGGGGCTCCTGCTCAGCCTGCTGGTGGCTCTGCTGCGGTTTGGACCCTGA